The Hippocampus zosterae strain Florida chromosome 11, ASM2543408v3, whole genome shotgun sequence genome includes the window TGGTAGACAGGGAAGCGCTGTTTATTAGTTCCCCCCTCTTGTCCGTCTTGTATGTCTGTGATGAAGGGCGAAGAGAAGAACAAGATGATCGTTACAAGGTCCACGGAAGAGACTTATTTGCCAaagatttaaacaaaaaaatgaaagtattcGTTTTAGCATTTTGTGTTAGAATTTAGGTTTTGGGATCGGGTGAGAATTTCAGGTGATGATTTCATGTTTGGGTTTATAATTACGGTTCAGAGTTAGGGTTTTGGATTCGCGTTTTTGGTTCAGGTACCATTAGGTTTAGTGTTTAAGGTTGCAGTGTAGCGTTAGTGTTTCAGGTTTAAAAGCAAGGTTAAGGAATacaatttcatattttaagATTTGGATTACGTTTTAAGAATAGGGTTTAAAGTCTAAAATTTctggttattgttttgtttaggAACAGATTTTTCAGAGGTGGGTGTAAATTAAACGGTTGGGATCTAAGTGTAACTAAAAGGTTTTGatgctgattaaaaaatatattttaaccaGCAAATCAGGTTATTAAgaaattcactttttgttttcacatttggcTTTCAAAGCGTATGCTTTGCATATTTTACCATGCTGTTTAATTTCGAGCGTAAACGTTTCAGCAAAAAAATCGTTCATTTAGAAATATTTacaatattacttttttttttttactattagtagtagtataaaaacctgatgtgctacaaggaaaacaagggcagattcaCAATCAGCTGAGAAATATTTCCTCTAGAAAAGTTGACTTAcctctctgattaaaaaaaaaaaaggtaaacactTGTATTTTGACAATaggcaggaaaaaaatccaGCTAACAATGTCAATGTATTTTTGATAAAGATATCAGACAAAAGTGACCTGAATGTAGAAGTTGGAAAAGAAGACGGTAAGGGTGCTCATGTAAATGATTTGGAAGTAGAGCCAACCGATGGGCACACCACACGGCCAGATGATGGCACCCAAGGTCTGCAACACTGTTAAGAAGAACTGGATCTATAGGGGAAACATGACGAACACAtgtacacgcacaaacacacttccGTTAGAAGGTGATGAGAAAGACAAGATCGATCCGAAGCCCAAAATATCTTTCATGGAtgctcaaatgtcttttttccttCCACGTTTAGCAGAAGTGAATTTACCAGCTGGAGCTGCGTGATGTACTTTTTCCACCAGAGGTATGGCCGCATGGCGGGGATGGCGGACAGGCCGTAGTACGAGTACATGACCACATGGACGAAACTGTTGAGGGTAGGCCCGAAGTAGGCTGGAAGGCACATGCGAATAACTCATTCAAttttgccttcttttttttaagacacaGCTGCGTAGGGTACAGTGTACAAATCAGAGCAATTGGCTTAAATGCTAACTAAGTGCTGTGCTGAAAAAGCTGTACAGTTGACAAGTTATGTCGGAATTGAAGCCTTATGACAGCAGCCGAAATGGGGGCCTATCAGCTTTCATCGGACAGCCTCAACACTGATATATCATTCTGTTGGATCGATGCTGTGTTCTAAGCAGTATCCGTATTCATCAGTTTTCGACACTTCTTACCTCGATTCAGCCTGGAGGAAAAAGTCAAAAGTATTGCTATTACACAGTAATGCGTATTGCCATCACTCACAGTGACCACAGGGGAGCCAGTTGAGGACAAACCACCAGATGTTGAGCATGCTGATGTGGTGATAGACGTGAAGAAAGGTGAGCTGGTGATTGTTCTTTCGCAGAATGAAGAAGACGGTGTCCATCAACTCAATGAACTTGGAGAAGTAGTACCACCACAGCACATTCATGACCTGCGGAGAAACGCAAATCAGCATGTTGTTAGTGCCGGGATGTTTAGGTGAGTCACAAAATTGCTGAATTGCTGAAAACAATACCGAGATATTGACATCGGTTTAAATTTGTAGGTACTTGATTGTCACTCATGCCGATGGTTTGACTTGACTCACTTATAGAGAcccatttttcccccaaaagatTTTGGTGGCGCTCCCTCACCAGATCATGTAACTGTTGGTGTCATTAAGAATgagggggaagggggtgggggacacACGGAGAACTGGCACATTGCAAGTACAGTATTACTGACTCGCCTTATTATCCACTTCCGGTGCACTGTTTGTGTCCTGGCAGTACAAGTCATAgctgctgttccacagagcagacaCGAGctgaggacaaaaacaaatgaaagcgtCGTATTTACgcaaatacagaaatatcagATATGATAAACATAAAGTgtgcatgaacacacacaatacCACAAGATTCACACTGTGGTTATTCTTGTTTTGTATGGTGACAAAAGTacaagctatttaaaaaaaaaaatcaattttggacGTTGTTTCTGCGTTCATCTCATTTTACATGATCAATGAGTATGTACAGCACAATGAAGTTCATCCAATAAATGGCAAAGCGTGG containing:
- the elovl5 gene encoding elongation of very long chain fatty acids protein 5 — translated: MLICVSPQVMNVLWWYYFSKFIELMDTVFFILRKNNHQLTFLHVYHHISMLNIWWFVLNWLPCGHSYFGPTLNSFVHVVMYSYYGLSAIPAMRPYLWWKKYITQLQLIQFFLTVLQTLGAIIWPCGVPIGWLYFQIIYMSTLTVFFSNFYIQTYKTDKRGELINSASLSTNGHSKRNATLKTKMN